The window AGCGCCTTTTCATCCATCGCAAGGGCAGTGTCGCGCCCCCGGGCGGCCAGGTCCTGGCGCAGGCGCTGCTCCTGCTGGCCCCGCCAGGCGCGCACGGTGGCAAAATCGGGGGCGGTCATCACCACCAGAAGATCGATGCGGTCAAACAGGACGCGATAGGGCCCCGCCAGGGCGGCATTGGCAAAGCCTCGCCAGACGCCCGCCGCGTCCTCGTCATGCTCGAGCGCATTGACCGGTTCGTCGAGGGCCGCCTCGGGCTGGGCCTGTCCCCCCACGCACCAGCCTTCCAGCAAGATCACCTGGGCCGGACCCTCGAAGGGCTCGAAGTCCGCGACCGGTGCCCGGTCATCGGCAGCCTTGTCGAAACGGGGCAGCAGCACGCGGCCGGGACGGGCAAGTGCCTCCAGCACCTCCAGACCCAGCGCGATGTCATGGGTCCCGGGTACCCCGCGCGTCCGCAGCAGGGGATGGACTGTCCGGCCCAGACCCAGACGCTCGACATGGGTCAGATAGAGGTCGTCCAGCGACAGATTGGCGGTCTTCAGGCCCCGGTGCCGCAACAGCCGGGTGACCAATGCCGTCAGGGTCGACTTGCCCGCCCCCTGCGGGGCACAGAGGCCGACCAGCAGCGGTACATCACGCCCGGCAGCGGCCTGGGCGATCCGCGCCGCAAGCGGGACGTGGAGCCGGGCGGCCAGACCGGCAAAGCGCGGCGGCAATCCTGCCTGCGCCATGAAGGCGGCGACCTCACTGGGATCGCTCATCGCGCTCAGAACCGGTTGGACCATCTCGGGGCGTCCTCGGGCGGCGGCGGTAGGGTCGCCTCGAACACGAGGCCCTCGGGCTGAAAGTCGAACGCCGCCGAGCCTTTCAGCTCTCTCCGGATCGAGATGTCGATCAGACGCGTGCCGAAGCCCGGCTTGCTCGGCGGCGTTACCGGCGGGCCGCCCGTTTCCGTCCAGCGCAGGGTGAGGGCCCGCGTCATCGGATCAATCTTCCAGTCGATGCCCACCTGAGCCGTCGGTACGGACAGCGCGCCATATTTCGCGCTGTTGGTGGCCAGTTCGTGGAACACCATCGACAGCGACACGGCGCAATTCGGATCCAGAGACACGGGCGGCCCCGTCAGCACGACACGGTCGCCATGGGCGCGGGTGCAGGCGCGCAGGAGCTCGTCCAGTTCGGCCTTGCTCCACCCACCCCGGGTCAGAAGATCGTGGGCCGCCGACAGGGCGATCAGCCGCTCGGTGAACAGCTCGACCGGCGCGCCCTCCATCTTGCCGAAGGTCTGACGGGCCAGGGCCTGAACCGTGGCCAGGGTGTTCTTCACCCGGTGGTTCAGTTCGTTGATCATGACCTTCTGGCGCTCTTCGCGGATCTGCAGTTCGCGCGAGGCTTCGCTCAGGGCCGCATGGATGGCTCCGATCTCTTCCAGGCTGAACGCCGAGGGGCCCCTGATCGGCTGCCCATGACCGATCGCGTGCGCCGCCTCCACGAGGCCCCCGACCTCACGATTGATGCGGCGCGAAAAGAACAGGGCCAGCCCCACCCCCAGGACCAGCAGCAGGATAAAGACGCCGGTGGTCAGGGCGACCGAACGGGTCACAGTCCTCGCCAGATCGGCACGCGGAATGGCGACGAGAAGCGTCCAGCCCGTCTGGGGTGAGCGGCTGTAGGCGACCACGGTCGGAACGCCCTCCAGGGACGTGCTGTGGCTGACGCCCTCAGGGGCGCGGGTGATCCGGTCGGCCATGTCCGGTGTCGCGCTGTGGCCAACCCACTTCTCATGCAGCCTGGAGCGGGCAATGATCTTGTTGTTGTTGTCAAGAACCGCAGCCACCCAGCCGTCAGGCACCCGCTCCTCCCGGAAGACCGAGAGGAAAGACGCGGCCTCGACGACATAGGCCACAACATAGGCCTTGCCCTTGACCGTGACCGGCGTCCCCGCCGTGATCGCATAGCGCCGGGAGACCACGCCCATCCGCAGGTCGGAGACCTGGCTGCGACCAGCCTGAAGGGCCCGGTCCAGCTCCGGAATCCGGGGCGAGCGCGGCAGGGCCACGCCATAGTCTATCCGGGTGTTGAGGATCTGCTGTCCAGTCAGGTCGGCCACAACGACCCAGCCCGCTCGCCGGTCCGTGACGCGGAGCGCCCGGGCGTGGAATCGCGCCCAGTCACCCGCCAGCAGCGCCTGATCCGTGGCCAGGGTCTCGACGACCGCAACGCCGACGGCGGCCTGACGGTCTATGGCCCCGGACAGGGCCCGCGCCGTGGTGAGCATCTGCTCGTTCAGTTGGGCGCGGCCCTGACGATCGACGCTGGAGAGCAGGAAACCCATGCTGAGCAGGGCCGGGATCAAAAGACTGACGGTAAGCAAGACAAGGCGTCCGCGAACCGAGTCCACGCCCGCCTTTACCCTCTCGCCATACCGGCCCAGCCGTCTCATGCGATTGCGGCGCCGCTACTGTCAGGAACTGATTGCGATCCTGGAACCACTATAGCCAATCTCGGCCGATCGGTGGCGCGAAAATCGTCTTCACCGGTCAAGTCCATCGAGCGAAGCCGTAGCCCTCTGACGGTTTCCCGCGTTAGAAACGCATCATGAAGAATCTGCCGAACATCCTGACCGCTTCGCGCCTCGTCCTGGCGCTGTTCATGTTCGTGGCCCTGGCCACCGCCGCCGGTGCCGTGCCCTGGCTGAGCGAGCGCCTGACCGGCGAGGACCAGTTCCGCCTGGAGCGCTGGGCCTTCTGGGCCTTCGTGGTTGCCGCCGTCACGGACTTCTTCGATGGCTGGCTGGCCCGCAAGTTCGACGCCGTGACTGTATGGGGCGCGATCCTCGATCCCATCGGCGACAAGATTCTGGTCTGCGGCGCTCTGCTGGGGCTGATGGCCCTGGGCCCCAACCCGATGATCGTCCTGCCGGCCGGTCTGATCCTGTTCCGCGAGTTCGCTGTCAGCGCCCTGCGCGAGGTCGGGGCCGGCAAGGGGATCAAGCTGCCCGTCACCGTGCTGGCAAAATGGAAGACCACCCTGCAACTGGTGGCCATCGGGGCCGAAATGGTCCTGGCGTCCTGGGCGGCCTTCGGCCTGCCTGACACCCCGGACGTCGTCGGCCCTGCCACTGTGGCCATCCATGGTCTGCTTTGGCTGGCGGCGGTCATCACCCTGATCACCGGTGCCCAATACTGGGAAGCGGCCCGCAAGGCGCTGACCTAGAACACTATTCCGCTGCGAGAAGATCAGGCCTATCCCCGACATCGGCGATGATGTCGGGATCTGTCGGCCCGTAGAGCAGCCAATCGCAATTGGCGATCGTCTCGCAGCGCAGCGCTCTGTCGACGCGCATCATCAAGACCAGGACATTGGGGCCTGCGGATTGAAGGACCATTCTCGACTCCACGGCTTGGGATCTAAGTTGAGAATGACTATCATTTGCGAGATTGGCAAGGCGGGTAAGGCTCACCAGAGCAGGACAGTTTCACCGGTTTGGTCACGGGCTTGCCGAGCACTCATCCGAGCGGCGAAAAGCACAATCCCAGATTCTCCTTGCTGGCGCGCACTTATGCCCCCATCATAGGATTATCGAATTCGCTGCGTTCGGCCTGCTATTCCATGCTTCCTTCGAGGAAGCGCCGGACGCGCCTACCGATCCCCAACGAAATTTGATCGCCGAACGGAACGCTTCCGGCGGCGACTACTATCCAAAGGACTAACACACCATGGCTACCGGCACCGTTAAGTGGTTCAACGGCACCAAGGGCTTCGGCTTCATCCAACCGGATGACGGCGGCTCGGACGTTTTTGTGCACATCTCGGCCGTTGAACGCGCCGGCCTTCGCACCCTCAATGAGGGCCAGAAGATCACCTACGAACTGGAACAAGACAAGCGCAGCGGCAAGATGTCCGCTGGCCAGCTGCAAGCTTAATCCAGTCAGAAAGGTGCCGGTACGCCGGCACCTCTCGAAAGCTTCCTATAGGCCGGCGCTTGCGCCGGCCTATTTGCGTTTGAGGGGCCTTTGTCCTCGCGGACGGCTCTCAAGTCCGGGGGCACTCAGTCAGTCTTGGTGGGGCCCGCATAGCCTGGCAAAGGCGACCCAGAGTGGGGCAGCCCCCTACTCCAGCATTCGGCCTTTCACGTCGCCTTGGCGGACAGCCGGCGTCCACGTTTCCACGCGACGCCTTAGCCCTGACTGGACCACTGAAACACCTCTTCAAGCGGCTTGCCGAAAACCTCGGCGATCCTGAAGGCCGCCTCGAGTGTCGGCGAGTACTTGCCGGCTTCAATGGCCGCGACGGTCTGACGGGTCAGCCCGATCCGCTTTCCGAGTTCGGCCTGAGACATTTCACCCGCCAGAAACCGCAGGGTGCGGATCTGGTTGACGATCACCCCGCCGCTCATGCCGCGCTCCGGCGATAGCTCCAGGCCGCTAGGCCGTTCTGGGTGATCTCGGCGAGCACGATCGCCAGCAGGCCGGCATTGACGAGCTCCCAGCCGCTCGTCGTGAACGGCATGACCATCCCGACGAGCATCATGCCGACCATCATCACATAGTAGGCCACCATGCTGGAGCGCCGCTGGATGTCGCGGTCGCGCTCGTCGGCTGGCGCACGGGCGTCTTCCGGTGCCCCGACCCGCAAGGCGATCCGGCCAAGAATGTGCAGCACGCCGTTGCCGCCCGCCGCCAGAGCCAGCAACCACAACTGCGGCAGGTTCGGCAGAACGCCGGGTGCCGGCGGCGATATCACCACATGGGCGAAATAAGGCCCGTAGGTCACTGCGATCAGCAGCAGCGTCATCCAGGCGAGCTTCTCTCTGTGCGGCATGGCCGAAACCCTTCATGTTCACAAATGCAAACTCAATGTTAAATAAAACGAACATTGAGTCAAGCCAAGCGAACGTAGTGGCCGGTCCCTGCCCCCCGCTGATTACCGCGGCACACCGGCATGGGGTTTGGAGCTTGGGGATGGGTGACCCCATGCTGACATCACGCCTCTCCCAGACCGGGGCGAGGCGCTGTTCAGGGCCAATTTGACAGTTCGGTGGCGGGCAGGGCCTGGCCCGCGCCGGAAACGCCGGTGGCGCCGCCGGGTGCCGGTGCCTCGACCGCCGCTCGATGACCTCTAGGCGAGATAGTCCGCCGCAACCGCCTCGGCCACCTTGATGCCGTCGACGGCCGCCGAGAGGATCCCACCGGCATAGCCCGCCCCTTCACCGGCGGGGAACAGTCCCGCCGTGTTGAGGCTCTGGAAGTCCTTGCCGCGTGTGATCCGGATCGGTGAGGAGGTGCGGGTCTCGACCCCGGTCAGCAGCACATCGGGGTGGTCATAGCCGGCGATCTGGCGACCAAAGACCGGCAGGGCTTCACGCATGGCCTCGACCGCAAAGGCCGGCAGGCAGGCCGACAGGTCGGTCATGGTGATGCCCGGCTTGTAGGACGGGGCCACCTCGCCCAGATCGGTCGAGGGGCGGCCGGCCAGGAAGTCGCCGACCTTCTGGGCCGGGGCGGCATAGGTCGAGCCGCCGGCCACATAGGCCAGGCTCTCCCATTTGCGCTGGAATTCGATGCCGGCCAGCGGGTGGCCCGGATAGTCGCGCTCGGGGTCGATGCCGACCACGAAGCCGGAATTGGCGTTCCGCTCGTTGCGCGAATACTGGCTCATGCCGTTTGTCACGACCCGGCCGGGCTCCGAGGTCGCCGCCACCACCGTACCGCCGGGGCACATGCAGAAGCTGTAGACCGTGCGGCCGTTGCTGCAGTGATGCGACAGGCTGTAGTCGGCAGCCCCCAGATCGGGATGGCCCGCATGACTTCCGAAGCGCGCCCGGTCCATCCACGACTGAGGATGCTCGATCCGCACCCCGACCGAAAACGGCTTGGCTTCGATATGGACGCCCTGGTCGTACAGCCTCTGGAAGGTGTCGCGGGCGCTGTGGCCGACGGCCAGCACCACGCGGTCAGCCTCCAGATAGTCGCCGGTCGACAACTTCAGGCCCTTCACCTTGCGGGCACCGTCAGGACCGACCGCGATGTCGAGTTCGTCGACCCGATGCTGCCAGCGATATTCGCCGCCCAGGGCCTCGATGGTCTCGCGCATCGATTCCACCATGGTCACCAGCCGGAAGGTGCCGATGTGGGGGTGGGCCTCGGTCAGGATCTCGGGTGGGGCGCCGGCCTTAACGAACTCCTCCAGCACCTTGCGGCCCAGATGGCGGGGATCCTTGATCTGGCTGTAGAGCTTGCCGTCCGAAAAGGTGCCAGCCCCGCCCTCGCCGAACTGGACATTGGATTCCGGATTCAGTTCGGACCGCCGCCAAAGGCCCCAGGTGTCCTTGGTCCGCTCGCGCACCACCTTGCCGCGGTCCAGAATGATCGGCTTGAAGCCCATCTGGGCCAGGATCAGCCCGGCAAACAGGCCGCAGGGGCCTGCACCGATGACCACGGGACGCAGGGCGTTCAGGGGCTCCGGCGCGCGGGCCTTGAGGCGATATTCGATGTCGGGGGTCGGGCGGACATGGGTGTCGCCGGCGAAGCGGGTCAGCACGTCGGCCTCGTCACGCACGGTCACATCGACGGAATAGACCATCAGGATCGCAGCCTTGCGGCGGGCGTCATGGGCCCGGCGCGCGACGGTCCAGGACAGCAGGTCATCGGCCTGCAAACCCAAACGCTGGAGGATCGCGGGTGCCATGGCCTCCGGCGGATGGCCGAGCGGCAGCTTCAGTTCGGAAATGCGCAACATGGCGAGGGTTTAGCGGGAAGACGGGCCGCACGCCAGAATCACGCCGCGACTCGGGTTCCTGAGGTAACCCTGCTCTCTGGATCAAGGGTTGCGCGCGTCCGAGTCCGTCTCTAAACGGGCGACTTAACCTGCAAGATGGTCGGCAGCGGGCGCGCGGATGTGCGCGACCGTGTCTCTGCGCGCGAGTTTTCCGATGCCCAAAAGAACAGACCTGTCCTCGATCCTGATCATTGGCGCCGGCCCCATCGTGATCGGCCAGGCTTGCGAGTTCGACTATTCGGGCGTCCAGGCCTGCAAGGCCCTGCGCGCCGAGGGCTACCGGATCATCCTGGTCAATTCCAACCCTGCCACGATCATGACCGATCCGGACGTGGCCGACGCGACCTATATCGAGCCGATCACCCCGGACATGGTCGCCAAGATCATCGAGAAGGAGCGCCCCGACGCCCTCCTGCCGACCATGGGCGGCCAGACAGCCCTGAACACTGCCCTGGCTCTCGAAGCCAACGGCACCCTG of the Caulobacter henricii genome contains:
- a CDS encoding helix-turn-helix transcriptional regulator — its product is MSGGVIVNQIRTLRFLAGEMSQAELGKRIGLTRQTVAAIEAGKYSPTLEAAFRIAEVFGKPLEEVFQWSSQG
- a CDS encoding sensor histidine kinase, which encodes MLTVSLLIPALLSMGFLLSSVDRQGRAQLNEQMLTTARALSGAIDRQAAVGVAVVETLATDQALLAGDWARFHARALRVTDRRAGWVVVADLTGQQILNTRIDYGVALPRSPRIPELDRALQAGRSQVSDLRMGVVSRRYAITAGTPVTVKGKAYVVAYVVEAASFLSVFREERVPDGWVAAVLDNNNKIIARSRLHEKWVGHSATPDMADRITRAPEGVSHSTSLEGVPTVVAYSRSPQTGWTLLVAIPRADLARTVTRSVALTTGVFILLLVLGVGLALFFSRRINREVGGLVEAAHAIGHGQPIRGPSAFSLEEIGAIHAALSEASRELQIREERQKVMINELNHRVKNTLATVQALARQTFGKMEGAPVELFTERLIALSAAHDLLTRGGWSKAELDELLRACTRAHGDRVVLTGPPVSLDPNCAVSLSMVFHELATNSAKYGALSVPTAQVGIDWKIDPMTRALTLRWTETGGPPVTPPSKPGFGTRLIDISIRRELKGSAAFDFQPEGLVFEATLPPPPEDAPRWSNRF
- a CDS encoding cold-shock protein; protein product: MATGTVKWFNGTKGFGFIQPDDGGSDVFVHISAVERAGLRTLNEGQKITYELEQDKRSGKMSAGQLQA
- the pgsA gene encoding CDP-diacylglycerol--glycerol-3-phosphate 3-phosphatidyltransferase, with protein sequence MKNLPNILTASRLVLALFMFVALATAAGAVPWLSERLTGEDQFRLERWAFWAFVVAAVTDFFDGWLARKFDAVTVWGAILDPIGDKILVCGALLGLMALGPNPMIVLPAGLILFREFAVSALREVGAGKGIKLPVTVLAKWKTTLQLVAIGAEMVLASWAAFGLPDTPDVVGPATVAIHGLLWLAAVITLITGAQYWEAARKALT
- a CDS encoding NAD(P)/FAD-dependent oxidoreductase, coding for MLRISELKLPLGHPPEAMAPAILQRLGLQADDLLSWTVARRAHDARRKAAILMVYSVDVTVRDEADVLTRFAGDTHVRPTPDIEYRLKARAPEPLNALRPVVIGAGPCGLFAGLILAQMGFKPIILDRGKVVRERTKDTWGLWRRSELNPESNVQFGEGGAGTFSDGKLYSQIKDPRHLGRKVLEEFVKAGAPPEILTEAHPHIGTFRLVTMVESMRETIEALGGEYRWQHRVDELDIAVGPDGARKVKGLKLSTGDYLEADRVVLAVGHSARDTFQRLYDQGVHIEAKPFSVGVRIEHPQSWMDRARFGSHAGHPDLGAADYSLSHHCSNGRTVYSFCMCPGGTVVAATSEPGRVVTNGMSQYSRNERNANSGFVVGIDPERDYPGHPLAGIEFQRKWESLAYVAGGSTYAAPAQKVGDFLAGRPSTDLGEVAPSYKPGITMTDLSACLPAFAVEAMREALPVFGRQIAGYDHPDVLLTGVETRTSSPIRITRGKDFQSLNTAGLFPAGEGAGYAGGILSAAVDGIKVAEAVAADYLA
- a CDS encoding kinase — translated: MVQPVLSAMSDPSEVAAFMAQAGLPPRFAGLAARLHVPLAARIAQAAAGRDVPLLVGLCAPQGAGKSTLTALVTRLLRHRGLKTANLSLDDLYLTHVERLGLGRTVHPLLRTRGVPGTHDIALGLEVLEALARPGRVLLPRFDKAADDRAPVADFEPFEGPAQVILLEGWCVGGQAQPEAALDEPVNALEHDEDAAGVWRGFANAALAGPYRVLFDRIDLLVVMTAPDFATVRAWRGQQEQRLRQDLAARGRDTALAMDEKALDRFVAHYQRLTEWIARDLPPRADIAIRLDADREPVEMRGL